In Camelus dromedarius isolate mCamDro1 chromosome 3, mCamDro1.pat, whole genome shotgun sequence, one DNA window encodes the following:
- the SPZ1 gene encoding spermatogenic leucine zipper protein 1, whose translation MEGPTPSKTLKPPDVNEESLDPRIIIALFKTGSLPPASCDSPPPLKTSDHEATEQRIAKKFENLLKELKDIIKNMTSYEEKTTETKESFEENNISEDVSELKEKIRGLDKINEVLLKKLVGSLDLEKEQNTKKQEMMLENQNSNDTIQGFARDLVNCSEVKTALHETQLSKEKANYGFLHVQEENTKLRNNMEQLLQEAEHWSVQQTELSELIKSYQKSQKDMKTLEHNGAHSQTQPNNEMSAKHELEEQVRKLKQDTYSMHLIAALLENECQILEQRVELLKELHNQKERPLQEKPIQTNHKQKKKEQKLSEAEKVRIQQQNMQEMEGTFQEGDQFYRSLDACHKKKACNNQFNTHVARRALIGKKRPASSLS comes from the coding sequence ATGGAAGGGCCCACCCCCTCCAAAACGCTTAAGCCTCCTGATGTCAATGAAGAGTCTTTGGACCCTAGGATTATCATTGCCTTATTTAAAACTGGATCCCTTCCCCCTGCCTCCTGTGattctcctcctcccctaaaaacTAGTGACCATGAAGCAACTGAACAACGGATTGCAAAGAAGTTTGAAAATCTCTTAAAAGAACttaaagatattattaaaaatatgacaAGTTATGAAGAGAAGACCACAGAAACAAAAGAATCTTTTGAGGAAAACAACATCTCTGAGGATGTGTcagaacttaaagaaaaaatcagaggacttgataaaataaatgaagtactCTTGAAAAAACTGGTTGGTAGTTTGGAcctagaaaaagaacagaatacaaagaaacaggagatGATGTTGGAAAACCAGAACTCCAACGACACAATACAAGGTTTTGCAAGGGATTTGGTAAATTGTTCAGAAGTAAAAACAGCCCTTCATGAAACTCAGCTAAGTAAGGAAAAAGCAAATTATGGATTCCTTCACGTTCAAGAAGAAAATACCAAACTGAGGAACAACATGGAGCAGTTACTACAGGAAGCAGAACACTGGAGTGTGCAACAGACTGAGCTTAGTGAACTAATAAAATCCTATCAAAAGTCTCAGAAAGACATGAAAACTCTTGAACATAATGGAGCCCATTCCCAAACTCAACCAAATAACGAGATGTCAGCTAAGCATGAGCTGGAAgaacaagtgaggaaactgaaacaagACACATATTCAATGCATTTGATTGCAGCTTTGCTGGAGAATGAATGCCAAATCTTGGAGCAGAGAGTAGAGCTTCTCAAGGAACTCCATAATCAGAAAGAGAGACCTCTACAGGAGAAGCCAATCCAGACAAACCacaagcagaaaaagaaagaacagaagttATCAGAGGCAGAGAAGGTCAGAATACAACAGCAAAACATGCAAGAAATGGAAGGTACATTTCAAGAAGGAGATCAATTCTATAGAAGCCTGGATGCTTGTCATAAAAAGAAAGCTTGTAATAACCAGTTCAATACTCATGTTGCAAGAAGAGCTCTTATAGGAAAAAAGAGGCCAGCCAGCAGCCTAAGTTAG